Proteins from a genomic interval of Pseudoruegeria sp. SHC-113:
- a CDS encoding cytochrome P450, producing MEKLHQSPTDPAFVQNPYPFYERARAGGDLFYWEEYRMVCATGHAAVNMLLRDRRLGREVPEGQRNPIPAHLQPFYDVEAHSMLELEAPRHTRLRRLVLRAFTSRRIKALGPEIAALCHQLIDDFPAGEVELLSAYATQVPVIIIARLLGVPEERKEDLLVWSNAMVKMYQAGRTAEDEAVAVAATEAFVAFMRGYVEARRGRPADDLISHLIAAEEDGETLTTDELITTCILLLNAGHEATVHSLGNGVKTLLEEGIAPTSESVEALTEEILRYDPPLHMFTRWAYEPVEISGHVIEPGDQVACLLAAANRDPAAYQDPARFNPGRPLVANTSFGAGAHFCVGAPLARLELQIALPILWERCPNLRLAAAPEYANVYHFHGLKALRVKT from the coding sequence ATGGAAAAGCTGCACCAATCCCCCACCGATCCCGCCTTCGTCCAGAACCCCTACCCCTTCTATGAGCGCGCCCGCGCCGGGGGGGATCTGTTTTACTGGGAAGAGTACCGCATGGTCTGCGCCACCGGCCACGCCGCGGTGAACATGCTGCTGCGCGATCGGCGGCTGGGGCGCGAGGTGCCGGAAGGCCAGCGGAACCCGATCCCGGCGCATCTGCAGCCCTTCTACGACGTGGAGGCCCACTCCATGCTGGAGCTTGAGGCCCCGCGCCACACCCGCCTGCGCCGCCTCGTGCTGCGCGCCTTCACCTCGCGCCGGATCAAGGCGCTGGGGCCGGAGATTGCCGCGCTCTGCCATCAGTTGATCGACGATTTTCCCGCCGGTGAGGTGGAGCTTCTGTCGGCCTATGCGACGCAGGTGCCGGTGATCATCATCGCGCGGCTTCTGGGGGTGCCGGAAGAGCGCAAGGAGGATCTTCTGGTCTGGTCCAACGCCATGGTGAAGATGTATCAGGCGGGACGCACGGCGGAGGATGAGGCCGTGGCCGTGGCTGCCACGGAGGCCTTCGTGGCCTTCATGCGCGGCTATGTGGAGGCGCGGCGCGGGCGGCCTGCGGATGATCTGATCAGCCACCTGATCGCGGCAGAGGAAGACGGGGAAACGCTCACCACCGACGAGCTGATCACCACCTGCATCCTGCTTCTGAACGCCGGCCACGAGGCCACGGTGCACAGCCTGGGCAATGGCGTGAAAACGCTTCTGGAAGAAGGGATTGCGCCGACTTCCGAAAGTGTTGAGGCGCTCACTGAAGAGATCCTGCGCTATGATCCGCCGCTGCATATGTTCACCCGCTGGGCCTATGAGCCGGTGGAGATTTCGGGCCATGTGATCGAGCCCGGCGATCAGGTCGCCTGCCTGCTGGCGGCGGCCAATCGCGATCCTGCCGCGTATCAGGATCCCGCCAGGTTCAACCCGGGCCGCCCGCTGGTGGCCAACACGAGCTTCGGCGCAGGCGCGCATTTCTGCGTCGGCGCGCCCTTGGCGCGGCTGGAGCTGCAGATCGCCCTGCCGATCCTCTGGGAGCGCTGCCCCAACCTGCGGCTGGCGGCTGCGCCCGAATACGCGAATGTGTATCACTTCCATGGGCTAAAAGCGCTGCGGGTCAAAACCTGA
- a CDS encoding sensor histidine kinase, with the protein MVRRPFAILMFVIAVALLSGGVWWFSFTSALQPIADRGRADLSLAADRLAGALQRYRQVGVLLADHLDLALLLTEGEGRQRAQELLLATSDKVGTLEIAVVDIDGAVLASSRGAEAASRTGQPHFHRAMQGAIGSYHTSLPETGQRIFYFAVPVFVEGAVEGAVVVEVDMEEVEESDWHGDPQAIYFTDEAGVVFVSNRSELLLRRRAEEGALPPASLGYLPATLQPFFAYRAFMVSGLELWFVDAGKYIPARALHFTQPMPVIGMTGEVLIGTALAERIAWLQAAFAAALSLAFGAFLFLAAERRRALSDKLTIEARANAVLEARVEARTRELSGVNRSLRREIAEREEAEAALKKAQADLVQAGKLSALGKMSAGISHELNQPLMAIQNFAANAETFLERGKVDVAAGNLARISDLARRMGRIIKNLRAFARQESEPITDVDIVAVVEAALEVADARLHQASVQVDWAPPEAPVMVRGGEVRLQQVVLNLVTNAADAMERAQEKRLSIGLTSEAGRVRLSVRDTGPGIDDPGKIFDPFYSTKEVGHSEGMGLGLSISYGLVQSFGGEIRGRNHEEGGAIFTVDLTASGMEQAA; encoded by the coding sequence ATGGTTCGGCGGCCTTTCGCCATACTGATGTTCGTGATCGCCGTGGCGCTGCTGTCGGGCGGCGTCTGGTGGTTCAGCTTCACCTCCGCGCTGCAGCCCATCGCCGATCGGGGCCGGGCGGACCTCTCGCTCGCCGCCGACAGGCTGGCGGGCGCGCTGCAGCGCTACCGTCAGGTGGGCGTGCTGCTGGCCGATCATCTGGATCTTGCCCTTCTGCTCACCGAAGGCGAGGGGCGCCAGCGCGCGCAGGAACTGCTGCTGGCCACCTCTGACAAGGTCGGCACGCTGGAGATCGCCGTGGTGGACATCGACGGGGCCGTGCTGGCCTCCTCACGGGGGGCAGAGGCCGCAAGCCGCACCGGACAGCCGCATTTTCATCGGGCGATGCAGGGGGCCATCGGCAGCTACCACACCTCGCTGCCCGAGACAGGCCAGCGGATCTTCTACTTCGCGGTGCCCGTCTTCGTTGAGGGCGCGGTTGAGGGGGCCGTGGTGGTGGAAGTGGATATGGAAGAGGTGGAGGAAAGCGATTGGCACGGCGATCCTCAGGCGATCTATTTCACCGATGAGGCGGGCGTTGTCTTCGTGTCCAACCGCTCCGAGCTGCTCTTGCGCCGCCGCGCGGAGGAGGGGGCCTTGCCGCCTGCCTCTCTGGGCTATCTGCCCGCAACGCTTCAGCCCTTCTTCGCCTACCGCGCCTTCATGGTGAGCGGGCTTGAACTGTGGTTCGTGGATGCGGGCAAGTATATCCCCGCCCGCGCGCTGCATTTCACCCAGCCGATGCCGGTGATCGGCATGACGGGCGAGGTACTGATCGGCACCGCGCTGGCCGAGCGCATCGCCTGGCTGCAGGCGGCCTTTGCCGCCGCGCTGAGCCTTGCCTTTGGGGCCTTCCTCTTCCTCGCCGCCGAGCGCCGCCGGGCGCTCTCTGACAAGCTCACCATCGAGGCCCGCGCCAATGCAGTGCTGGAGGCCCGCGTCGAGGCCCGCACGCGGGAGCTTTCGGGCGTCAACCGCTCCCTGCGCCGCGAAATCGCGGAGCGCGAGGAGGCCGAGGCGGCGCTCAAGAAAGCGCAGGCCGATTTGGTGCAGGCGGGCAAGCTTTCGGCCCTTGGCAAGATGAGCGCAGGGATCAGCCACGAGCTGAACCAGCCGTTGATGGCGATCCAGAATTTTGCCGCCAATGCCGAGACGTTTCTGGAACGCGGCAAGGTGGATGTGGCGGCCGGGAACCTTGCCCGCATTTCCGATCTGGCCCGGCGCATGGGGCGCATCATCAAGAACCTGCGCGCCTTTGCGCGGCAGGAAAGCGAACCGATCACCGATGTGGATATCGTCGCCGTTGTGGAGGCCGCGCTGGAGGTGGCCGACGCGCGGCTGCATCAGGCCAGCGTACAGGTGGATTGGGCCCCGCCGGAGGCGCCCGTGATGGTGCGCGGGGGCGAGGTGCGGTTGCAGCAGGTGGTGCTGAACCTCGTGACCAATGCCGCCGATGCAATGGAGCGGGCGCAGGAGAAGCGGCTCTCCATCGGGCTCACGTCCGAAGCGGGCCGCGTGCGCCTGTCGGTGCGCGATACCGGCCCCGGCATCGACGATCCGGGCAAGATCTTCGATCCGTTCTACTCCACCAAGGAGGTTGGCCATTCCGAAGGCATGGGGCTGGGGCTTTCCATCTCTTACGGGTTGGTCCAAAGCTTCGGCGGGGAGATCCGGGGCCGCAACCACGAAGAGGGCGGCGCGATCTTCACGGTGGATCTGACAGCAAGCGGGATGGAGCAGGCGGCATGA
- a CDS encoding sigma-54-dependent transcriptional regulator, translating to MIERVLLVDDDASVREALGQTLELADLRPTLAGSYIEAKDHLVPGFEGIVISDIRMPGKDGFALLEQARKVDPDLPVILLTGEGDIPMAVRGMSAGAFGFLEKPCAPKELLAVVEKALKTRALVLENRRLRQQLQAGDAASRMLFGESPQAEDLRARVRAAASAHAAVLVTGEHGAGTSKVAEVVHLLSRRATGPFRKHAAASLGPKALQEAFSAADAGSVFLDEVAALPPESQFALLELLEEPEAPRLIAGTYKDLAEEVRAGRFNPDLFYRLDLLKVRIPALRERPEDIPVIFRHYVAIACEQAALPHPEVPQELLSRLMAQDWPGNARALMNAAMRFAMGLGDEEAEADLGLSDRMAKVERSFLIDALRRAEGNASGAAKALKLPRKTFYDKLTKHGIRPEEYR from the coding sequence ATGATCGAGCGGGTGTTGCTGGTGGATGATGACGCCTCGGTGCGCGAAGCCTTGGGCCAGACGCTGGAACTGGCGGATCTGCGCCCGACGCTGGCGGGCAGCTATATCGAGGCCAAGGACCATTTGGTGCCCGGGTTTGAGGGCATCGTGATTTCCGATATCCGCATGCCCGGAAAGGACGGGTTCGCCCTGCTGGAACAGGCCCGCAAGGTGGATCCCGATCTGCCGGTGATCCTGCTCACAGGCGAAGGCGATATTCCCATGGCCGTGCGCGGCATGAGCGCGGGGGCGTTCGGGTTTCTGGAAAAACCCTGCGCGCCCAAGGAGCTGCTGGCCGTTGTCGAGAAGGCGCTGAAAACCCGCGCGCTCGTTTTGGAGAACCGCCGCTTGCGCCAACAGCTGCAGGCGGGCGATGCCGCCTCGCGCATGCTCTTTGGCGAGTCGCCTCAGGCCGAGGATCTGCGCGCGCGGGTGCGGGCGGCGGCGTCTGCCCATGCGGCCGTGCTGGTGACAGGCGAGCATGGCGCGGGCACGTCGAAAGTGGCCGAGGTCGTCCACCTGCTGTCGCGCCGGGCCACGGGGCCGTTTCGCAAGCACGCCGCCGCCTCGCTGGGCCCCAAGGCCCTGCAGGAGGCGTTCTCGGCCGCCGATGCGGGCTCTGTCTTTCTTGATGAGGTGGCCGCGCTGCCGCCGGAAAGCCAGTTTGCCCTGCTGGAACTGCTGGAAGAGCCCGAGGCTCCGCGCCTGATCGCGGGCACCTACAAGGATCTGGCCGAGGAAGTGCGGGCAGGGCGGTTCAACCCGGATCTCTTCTACCGGCTCGATCTGCTGAAAGTGCGCATCCCGGCCCTGCGGGAGCGGCCCGAGGATATTCCGGTGATCTTCCGCCATTACGTGGCCATTGCCTGCGAACAGGCCGCGCTGCCGCATCCCGAGGTCCCGCAAGAGCTGCTCTCACGCCTCATGGCGCAGGATTGGCCCGGCAATGCGCGCGCGCTGATGAACGCGGCGATGCGCTTTGCCATGGGGCTGGGCGATGAGGAGGCCGAGGCCGATCTGGGCCTGTCGGACCGCATGGCGAAGGTGGAGCGCTCCTTCCTGATCGACGCGCTGAGGCGCGCCGAAGGCAATGCCTCGGGCGCGGCCAAGGCGCTGAAACTGCCGCGCAAGACCTTCTACGACAAGCTCACCAAACACGGGATTCGCCCGGAAGAGTATCGCTAG
- a CDS encoding DctP family TRAP transporter solute-binding subunit has protein sequence MKFLTAAAAAVALSFSAGAVAASDACDDGEIVIKFSHVTNTDKHPKGIAATLLAERVNEEMNGKACMEVFPNSTLYTDEKVLEAMLQGDVQLAAPSLSLFEPITKQFRLFDLPFMFKNIAAVDEFQTSEIGEKMKQSMTRRGVLGLGFWHNGMKQISANKPLLDPSDANGLKFRVQPSDVLVAQMNALGATAQPMAFAEVYGALQTGVVDGQENTWSNIYGQKFFEVQDGITETNHGIIDYLLVTSVDFWDSLPDDVRDQLKTIIDEVTATRNAESTRVNEEAKNAIIAAGGTVRQLDDAQRAAWVEAMKPVWSQFEEEVGADNIAAAQDVNTRH, from the coding sequence ATGAAATTTCTGACTGCTGCCGCCGCCGCCGTGGCGCTGAGCTTCTCCGCCGGTGCCGTTGCCGCGTCCGACGCCTGTGACGACGGCGAAATCGTCATCAAGTTCAGCCACGTGACCAACACCGACAAGCACCCCAAGGGCATCGCTGCCACCCTGCTTGCCGAGCGCGTGAACGAAGAGATGAACGGCAAGGCCTGCATGGAAGTTTTCCCGAACTCCACGCTCTACACGGACGAGAAAGTGCTCGAAGCCATGCTGCAGGGCGACGTGCAACTCGCCGCGCCGTCGCTGTCGCTCTTTGAGCCGATCACCAAGCAGTTCCGCCTGTTCGACCTGCCGTTCATGTTCAAGAACATCGCCGCCGTGGACGAGTTCCAGACGTCTGAAATCGGCGAGAAGATGAAGCAGTCCATGACCCGCCGCGGCGTGCTGGGCCTTGGCTTCTGGCACAACGGCATGAAGCAGATCTCCGCCAACAAGCCGCTGCTGGATCCCTCTGACGCCAACGGCCTGAAGTTCCGCGTGCAGCCCTCCGACGTGCTCGTCGCCCAGATGAACGCCCTTGGTGCCACCGCCCAGCCGATGGCCTTCGCCGAGGTCTACGGCGCGCTGCAGACCGGCGTTGTGGACGGTCAGGAAAACACCTGGTCCAACATCTACGGCCAGAAGTTCTTCGAGGTGCAGGACGGCATCACCGAAACCAACCACGGCATCATCGACTACCTGCTGGTGACCAGCGTCGACTTCTGGGACTCGCTTCCGGATGACGTGCGCGATCAGCTGAAAACGATCATCGATGAGGTGACGGCCACCCGGAACGCGGAATCCACCCGCGTGAACGAAGAAGCCAAGAACGCCATCATCGCCGCCGGCGGCACCGTGCGCCAGCTCGACGACGCGCAGCGCGCCGCCTGGGTGGAAGCGATGAAGCCGGTCTGGTCGCAGTTCGAAGAAGAAGTGGGCGCCGACAACATCGCCGCCGCTCAAGACGTGAACACCCGCCACTAA
- a CDS encoding TRAP transporter small permease, which translates to MSGHSTYQPKGPIGRIVNSFEENVIAILLGLMTLLTFVNVVLRYVFNSMVIWGLEVVLILFAWLVLFGIAYGFKITAHLGVDAITNMCSAKSRRVLALISCAACLIYAFLLLKGAWDYWAPFAGMMETTGRWFPTGFNDATRDRAFFETDQVPMLSMFRFLEDAINQGETYSKLPRVVPYTMLPVAALLILYRLIQATIAIVRGERESLIVSHEAEDAVADARVNYEE; encoded by the coding sequence ATGTCCGGTCATTCCACCTACCAGCCCAAAGGGCCGATCGGGCGGATCGTGAATTCCTTCGAGGAAAACGTGATCGCCATCCTGCTGGGGCTGATGACGCTGCTGACGTTCGTCAACGTCGTGCTGCGCTATGTGTTCAATTCAATGGTGATCTGGGGCCTTGAGGTGGTGCTGATCCTCTTCGCCTGGCTTGTGCTGTTCGGCATCGCCTACGGGTTCAAGATCACCGCCCACCTTGGCGTGGACGCGATCACCAACATGTGCAGTGCGAAATCGCGCCGCGTGCTGGCGCTGATCTCCTGCGCCGCCTGCCTGATCTATGCCTTCCTGCTGCTCAAGGGCGCGTGGGACTACTGGGCCCCCTTCGCCGGGATGATGGAAACGACGGGCCGCTGGTTCCCGACGGGTTTCAACGACGCCACCCGCGACCGCGCCTTCTTTGAGACCGATCAGGTGCCGATGCTCTCGATGTTTCGCTTCCTTGAGGATGCGATCAACCAGGGCGAAACCTACTCCAAGCTGCCGCGCGTGGTGCCCTACACCATGCTGCCGGTGGCTGCGCTCCTGATCCTGTACCGGCTGATCCAGGCCACCATCGCCATCGTCCGTGGCGAGCGTGAAAGCCTGATCGTGAGCCACGAAGCCGAAGACGCCGTGGCCGACGCGCGCGTGAATTACGAGGAATAA
- a CDS encoding TRAP transporter large permease: protein MEVVVLFSLVIGLLLIGVPIAVSLGLSSMVVLLAFSDTSLASIAAQLYNAMAGHYTLLAIPFFVLASSFMSTGGVAKRIIRFSIACVGHLRGGLAIAGVFACMLFAALSGSSPATVVAIGSIVIAAMVKAGYTKEFAAGVICNAGTLGILIPPSIVMVVYASATDVSVGRMFLAGVIPGIMAGLMLMITIYIMARIRNMPAGEWQGWGEIGSSFADAFWGLMLIVIIMVGIYGIPGVTGAIFTPTEAAAVAAVYACLIALFVYRDMGPLKGENGAAPQSLLRKPYVLVTAFFHRDTRNTLLEAGKLTIMLMFIIANALILKHVLTDEQIPQKIAAFMLDQGFGKIMFLVIVNVILLIGGQFMEPSGLIVIVAPLVFPIAIELGVDPIHLGIIMVVNMEIGMITPPVGLNLFVTSGVAGMPMMKVVRAALPFLAVLFVFLIMVTYIPALSTFLPTSLMGPEIITN, encoded by the coding sequence ATGGAAGTCGTTGTCCTTTTCTCGCTCGTTATCGGGCTGCTTCTGATCGGCGTTCCCATTGCCGTATCGCTGGGCCTGTCCTCCATGGTCGTGCTTCTGGCCTTCTCGGACACCTCGCTCGCCTCTATCGCGGCGCAGCTTTATAACGCCATGGCGGGCCACTACACGCTTCTGGCCATTCCCTTCTTCGTGCTGGCCTCAAGCTTCATGAGCACCGGCGGTGTGGCCAAGCGGATCATCCGCTTCTCTATAGCCTGCGTGGGCCACCTGCGCGGCGGCCTCGCCATCGCTGGCGTGTTTGCCTGTATGCTCTTTGCCGCCCTCTCGGGTTCGTCGCCGGCCACGGTTGTGGCCATCGGCTCGATCGTGATCGCGGCCATGGTGAAGGCGGGCTACACGAAGGAATTCGCCGCAGGCGTGATCTGTAACGCCGGCACGCTCGGCATCCTGATCCCGCCCTCGATCGTGATGGTGGTCTACGCCTCCGCCACCGATGTGTCGGTGGGCCGGATGTTCCTTGCGGGCGTCATTCCGGGCATCATGGCCGGCCTGATGCTGATGATCACCATCTACATCATGGCCCGTATCCGCAACATGCCCGCTGGCGAATGGCAGGGCTGGGGCGAGATCGGCTCAAGCTTCGCCGACGCCTTCTGGGGGCTGATGCTGATCGTGATCATCATGGTCGGGATCTACGGCATCCCCGGTGTCACCGGCGCGATCTTCACGCCGACCGAAGCCGCCGCCGTGGCCGCCGTCTACGCCTGCCTCATCGCACTCTTCGTCTACCGCGACATGGGCCCGCTGAAGGGCGAGAACGGCGCCGCACCCCAAAGCCTGCTGCGCAAACCCTATGTGCTGGTGACGGCCTTCTTCCACCGCGACACCCGCAACACGCTGCTGGAAGCGGGCAAGCTGACGATCATGCTGATGTTCATCATCGCCAACGCGCTGATCCTGAAGCACGTGCTGACCGACGAGCAGATCCCGCAGAAGATCGCGGCCTTCATGCTCGATCAGGGCTTCGGCAAGATCATGTTCCTCGTGATCGTGAACGTCATCCTGCTGATCGGTGGGCAGTTCATGGAGCCCTCGGGCCTCATCGTGATCGTCGCGCCGCTGGTGTTCCCGATTGCCATCGAACTGGGCGTCGATCCGATCCACCTCGGCATCATCATGGTGGTGAACATGGAGATCGGGATGATCACGCCGCCGGTGGGGCTCAACCTCTTCGTCACCTCCGGCGTGGCCGGGATGCCGATGATGAAAGTGGTGCGCGCCGCACTGCCCTTCCTCGCCGTGCTCTTCGTGTTCCTGATCATGGTGACGTACATCCCGGCGCTTTCGACCTTCCTGCCAACATCCCTGATGGGGCCGGAGATCATAACCAACTAG
- a CDS encoding SLC13 family permease: protein MEPVALTTEMIVVLAMLGLTVLLFVTEIFRIDFSAILIMVLLGLLAQIPGLGGLADASHLFDGFASNAVISIIAVMVIGAGLDRTGLMSKVAATILKYGGSTEKRIIPIISGTVGVISSFMQNVGAAALFLPVVSRISVRTEIPMSRLLMPMGFCAILGGTMTMVGSSPLILLNDLILTANRQLPAEQKMQTYDLFSVTPVGVCLVVTGILYFMLFGRWVLPSTAQRDEGASGQSVKEYLKRLYGLKTDLVEVIIPAGSPLQGVEFADLMFEANLTVIGSYHKGQKWFSPLVTTEIETPCRLALIGRRKVICAWAEANGVKVLPALDLFAEDYAATNAGISEIVVPPDSELIGQCAREIRMRGTYGINLLAIHRGGETLSLVKTDEHEATAIGLEPFRAGDTLVSFSKWDALARLTRDRNFVVVTSNFPMQELRPEKLLWALFFFVISVGMILFTDVKLSLCLFTGAAGMILTQVVRIDEAYEAVSWSTVFLLASLIPLGLAVQNTGTANWIAQQILTLLDGWPIWALQAGVAVLATVFTLVMSNVGATVLLVPLAVSIAVAAGADPAIFALTVAISTSNSFLIPTHQVNALIMGPGGYKVVDFVKSGGVMTLLFLVVSLVMMNVVFG from the coding sequence ATGGAGCCGGTGGCGCTGACGACGGAGATGATCGTGGTGCTGGCCATGCTCGGCCTTACCGTTCTGCTCTTCGTGACGGAAATCTTCCGCATCGATTTCTCCGCCATCCTGATCATGGTGCTGCTGGGCCTTCTGGCGCAGATCCCCGGGTTGGGCGGGCTGGCCGATGCCAGCCATCTGTTTGACGGGTTTGCCTCCAACGCGGTGATTTCCATCATCGCGGTGATGGTGATCGGCGCGGGGCTCGATCGCACCGGGCTGATGAGCAAGGTCGCCGCAACGATCCTGAAATACGGCGGCAGCACGGAAAAGCGCATCATCCCGATCATCTCCGGGACCGTGGGCGTGATTTCCTCCTTCATGCAGAACGTCGGCGCGGCGGCGCTGTTTCTGCCCGTCGTCAGCCGTATCTCGGTGCGCACCGAGATCCCGATGAGCCGCCTTCTGATGCCCATGGGCTTCTGCGCGATCCTTGGCGGCACGATGACGATGGTCGGCTCCTCGCCGCTGATCCTGCTCAACGATCTGATCCTGACTGCCAACCGCCAGCTGCCCGCAGAGCAGAAGATGCAGACCTATGATCTGTTCTCCGTCACACCCGTGGGCGTCTGCCTCGTGGTGACGGGGATCCTTTATTTCATGCTGTTCGGCCGTTGGGTGCTGCCCAGCACCGCCCAGCGGGACGAAGGCGCGAGCGGGCAATCGGTGAAGGAATATCTCAAGCGGCTCTACGGGCTGAAAACCGATCTGGTGGAGGTCATCATCCCCGCCGGCAGCCCGCTGCAGGGGGTCGAATTCGCCGATCTGATGTTTGAGGCCAACCTCACGGTGATCGGCTCCTATCACAAGGGGCAAAAGTGGTTCTCGCCGCTGGTGACGACCGAGATCGAAACGCCGTGCCGGCTGGCGCTGATCGGGCGGCGCAAGGTGATCTGCGCTTGGGCCGAGGCCAATGGGGTGAAGGTGCTGCCCGCGCTCGATCTTTTCGCCGAGGATTACGCCGCCACCAATGCGGGCATAAGCGAGATCGTGGTGCCGCCGGATTCAGAGCTGATCGGCCAATGCGCCCGCGAGATCCGGATGCGCGGTACCTATGGGATCAACCTCCTAGCCATCCATCGGGGCGGCGAGACCCTGAGCCTTGTGAAAACCGACGAGCACGAGGCCACCGCCATCGGCCTTGAGCCCTTCCGCGCAGGCGATACGCTGGTGTCCTTTTCCAAATGGGACGCGCTGGCCCGCCTGACGCGGGATCGCAATTTCGTGGTGGTCACCAGCAATTTCCCCATGCAGGAGCTGCGCCCGGAAAAGCTGCTCTGGGCGCTTTTCTTCTTCGTCATCTCGGTGGGGATGATCCTGTTCACCGACGTGAAGCTCTCGCTTTGCCTCTTCACCGGCGCGGCCGGGATGATCCTGACGCAGGTGGTGCGCATCGACGAAGCCTATGAGGCTGTGAGTTGGAGCACAGTGTTTTTGCTGGCAAGCCTCATTCCCCTTGGGCTTGCGGTGCAGAACACCGGCACGGCGAACTGGATCGCGCAGCAGATCCTGACCCTGCTGGACGGCTGGCCGATCTGGGCGCTGCAGGCCGGGGTGGCGGTGCTTGCGACGGTCTTTACGCTGGTGATGTCCAACGTCGGGGCCACGGTGTTGCTGGTGCCGCTGGCGGTCTCCATCGCGGTGGCGGCGGGGGCCGATCCGGCGATCTTTGCGCTTACGGTGGCGATTTCCACCTCCAACTCCTTCCTGATCCCGACGCATCAGGTCAACGCGCTGATCATGGGGCCGGGGGGCTACAAGGTGGTGGATTTCGTCAAAAGCGGCGGCGTGATGACGCTGCTGTTCCTCGTGGTTTCACTGGTGATGATGAATGTGGTGTTTGGGTAA
- the tpiA gene encoding triose-phosphate isomerase has product MRRKLAAGNWKMNGTGGALAEVEALKAALPGEAVDVLLCPPATLLHRMSSACDGSAIATGGQDCHAAETGAHTGDVSAAMLADAGASHVILGHSERRTDHGESDADVRAKTSAAWAAGLTAVVCIGETEAERDAGTTLAVIGGQLEGSVPNGATGHRLVVAYEPVWAIGTGKVPTIEQIAEVHDFLRDALVQRFGETAGGAVRILYGGSVKPSNAQEIFAVENVDGALVGGASLKAADFGAIITALAAA; this is encoded by the coding sequence ATGCGGCGCAAACTGGCAGCAGGCAATTGGAAGATGAACGGCACCGGCGGCGCGCTGGCCGAGGTGGAGGCGTTGAAAGCCGCCCTGCCCGGTGAAGCGGTGGATGTGCTGCTCTGCCCCCCGGCCACGCTTCTGCACCGGATGAGCTCCGCCTGTGACGGCAGCGCGATTGCCACCGGCGGGCAGGATTGCCACGCGGCTGAAACCGGCGCGCATACGGGCGATGTCTCCGCCGCCATGCTGGCGGACGCGGGCGCGAGCCACGTGATCCTTGGCCACTCCGAGCGCCGCACCGACCATGGCGAGAGCGACGCCGACGTGCGCGCCAAAACCTCCGCCGCCTGGGCGGCCGGGCTGACTGCGGTTGTCTGCATCGGTGAAACCGAAGCCGAACGCGATGCCGGCACCACGCTTGCCGTCATCGGCGGCCAGCTAGAGGGCTCCGTGCCCAATGGGGCCACGGGCCATCGGCTCGTGGTGGCCTATGAGCCCGTCTGGGCCATCGGCACCGGCAAGGTGCCCACCATTGAACAAATCGCGGAAGTGCATGATTTCCTGCGTGACGCCCTTGTGCAGCGCTTTGGCGAAACCGCCGGGGGCGCGGTCCGCATCCTTTATGGCGGCTCCGTGAAACCCTCCAACGCGCAAGAGATTTTCGCCGTGGAGAACGTGGACGGCGCACTCGTGGGTGGGGCCTCTCTGAAGGCCGCCGACTTCGGCGCGATCATCACCGCGCTGGCTGCGGCCTGA
- a CDS encoding HesB/IscA family protein: protein MFGIPGKQAVTMTPAAIKQISKLMAKDGSQGLRIGIKKGGCAGMEYTMEYVNSVDPMDEVVEQDGARVMIAPMAQMFLFGTEIDYEISLLEAGFKFRNPNVTDACGCGESIKFKDVSELEAERGAGSA from the coding sequence ATGTTCGGCATTCCCGGCAAACAGGCCGTCACCATGACCCCGGCGGCCATCAAGCAGATCTCGAAACTGATGGCGAAGGACGGCTCGCAAGGGCTGCGCATCGGCATCAAGAAGGGCGGCTGTGCGGGGATGGAGTACACGATGGAATATGTGAATTCCGTGGATCCGATGGACGAGGTGGTGGAACAGGACGGCGCGCGGGTGATGATTGCCCCGATGGCGCAGATGTTCCTTTTCGGCACCGAGATCGACTATGAAATCTCGCTGCTGGAAGCGGGCTTCAAGTTCCGTAACCCCAATGTGACAGACGCCTGCGGTTGCGGGGAATCGATCAAGTTCAAGGATGTGAGCGAGCTGGAAGCCGAGCGCGGCGCAGGTTCGGCTTGA